The proteins below are encoded in one region of Pontibacter deserti:
- a CDS encoding type I restriction enzyme HsdR N-terminal domain-containing protein, which yields MDALNLPPFEHKITKSGANYLIFDILRRKNIVLTPEEWVRQHFLHYLINNLQYPKSLISIERGTNYNKLQKRTDLCVYDNSGNPFLLVECKAASVPITQDVVKQVSVYNQTIKAKYVVITNGLAHYCWQVDFETRQFQPLQEIPVYSIV from the coding sequence ATGGATGCTCTTAATCTGCCACCATTCGAACACAAAATTACAAAATCCGGGGCTAATTATCTTATTTTTGATATACTCCGCCGGAAGAATATAGTTCTTACACCGGAAGAATGGGTGCGTCAGCATTTTCTGCATTACCTCATCAATAACCTGCAATATCCTAAAAGCCTGATAAGTATAGAGCGCGGCACCAATTACAATAAACTCCAGAAACGCACGGATTTATGTGTATACGATAACAGTGGCAATCCTTTTTTGTTAGTTGAATGTAAAGCGGCTTCCGTGCCTATTACGCAGGATGTTGTAAAACAGGTGTCTGTCTATAATCAAACAATAAAAGCTAAGTATGTGGTTATTACAAATGGGTTAGCGCATTATTGCTGGCAGGTTGATTTCGAAACGCGCCAGTTTCAGCCACTGCAGGAGATTCCGGTTTATAGTATAGTATAG
- a CDS encoding AMP nucleosidase, whose protein sequence is MKTKEEIVNDWLPRYTGVPLDEFGEYILLTNFINYVRMFADRFGVEINGFDKPMQTATANNITIINFGMGSAMAATVMDLLSAIKPKAALFLGKCGGLKRKTQLGDLILPIAAIRGEGTSDDYLPPEIPALPSFRLQRAVSSMIKKHELDYWTGTVYTTNRRVWEHDEDFKDYLRQIRAMGIDMETATIFTVGFVNEIPHGALLLVSDNPMTPEGVKTSASDKLVTTSYVEKHLSIGIDSLIELQNSGESVKHMRFE, encoded by the coding sequence ATGAAGACGAAAGAAGAGATCGTAAACGACTGGCTTCCCCGATACACGGGTGTGCCACTGGATGAGTTTGGAGAATATATCCTGCTTACGAATTTTATAAACTATGTGCGCATGTTTGCCGATAGGTTTGGAGTAGAGATAAATGGTTTCGACAAGCCAATGCAGACAGCCACTGCCAATAACATTACTATTATCAACTTTGGTATGGGTAGTGCTATGGCGGCAACCGTAATGGACTTACTTTCAGCCATCAAGCCTAAAGCAGCCTTGTTCTTGGGCAAATGCGGTGGCCTGAAGAGAAAAACACAGTTGGGCGACCTTATACTTCCTATAGCAGCTATCCGCGGCGAAGGTACCTCAGACGATTATTTACCACCTGAAATTCCGGCTCTTCCTTCTTTCCGTTTGCAGCGTGCGGTTTCATCCATGATCAAAAAACATGAGTTGGATTACTGGACTGGTACAGTGTATACTACCAACCGCCGCGTTTGGGAACATGACGAAGACTTTAAAGATTACCTGCGCCAGATCCGGGCAATGGGTATTGATATGGAAACAGCCACCATTTTTACCGTAGGCTTTGTGAACGAGATTCCTCATGGGGCGCTTCTGCTGGTTTCCGATAACCCGATGACTCCAGAAGGTGTTAAGACTTCAGCCAGCGACAAACTGGTAACCACCTCTTATGTAGAAAAGCACCTGAGCATAGGTATTGATTCTTTGATTGAACTTCAGAATTCAGGAGAATCTGTTAAACACATGCGCTTCGAATAA